A stretch of the Theileria equi strain WA chromosome 1, complete sequence genome encodes the following:
- a CDS encoding proteasome subunit beta type 2, putative (encoded by transcript BEWA_032480A), with product MDTLIGICGPDFVAIASDTYEKYSIITLKNDDDSKIMPIDNSKLLLLAGPMGDRAQFGEYIRKSVHYHYYKNGFPMSTPSLAHFVRHELAEYLRKSSYHVDLLIAGFDKDGPHLFWVDYLASSTAIDKAVHGYGGNLLRGLLDKEYHENISVAEAVALLKKCRHELKNRFLLSQSNFRAKIIDKDGIHDIDISEGDEVAPEIFKRDTRIAIDS from the exons ATGGACACACTAATTGGTATATGTGGTCCAGATTTTGTGGCTATTGCCTCGGACACCTACGAGAAATACTCCATCATCACCCTGAAAAATGACGACGATAGCAAAATCATGCCAATCGACAACTCAAAGCTCTTGCTACTTGCAGGTCCGATGGGAGATCGCGCCCAGTTTGGAGAATACATCAGGAAATCGGTCCACTACCACTACTACAAGAACGGATTTCCAATGTCTACACCCTCCCTGGCACATTTCGTTAGACATGAACTCGCAGAGTACCTGAGAAAGAGCTCGTACCACGTGGACCTCTTGATCGCCGGATTCGACAAG GACGGACCACACTTGTTCTGGGTCGACTACTTGGCAAGCTCTACAGCAATCGACAAGGCCGTGCACGGATACGGAGGAAACCTTTTGCGCGGTCTCCTGGATAAGGAGTATCACGAAAACATTTCAGTTGCAGAAGCTGTTGCGCTACTCAAGAAATGCCGACACGAACTCAAGAATCGTTTCCTCCTTTCACAGTCCAACTTTAGAGCAAAAATCATAGACAAGGACGGTATACACGATATCGACATTAGCGAAGGTGACGAAGTTGCACCtgaaatttttaaaagGGATACGCGCATAGCGATCGACTCTTAA
- a CDS encoding prohibitin, putative (encoded by transcript BEWA_032470A) — MAEIPFDKLLKLFSGAGSTLLLAGAGVWLVNSSLYDVGAGHRALVYNRITGISDATHGEGTHFLIPWLERPIIYDVRTRPRTLMSLTGSRDLQMVNITCRVLSRPDERKLRDIYRHLGKDYDEKVLPSIINEVLKSIVAQYNASQLITQRETVSKAVRDQLVNRARDFNILLDDVSLTHLSFSPEYEKAVEAKQVAQQQAERSKYIVLKAQEEKKSTIIKAQGESEAARLIGSAMRDNPAFITLRKIETAKEIANILAKSQNKVMLNSSSLLLSPKTE, encoded by the exons ATGGCAGAGATACCCTTTGACAAACTTTTAAAGTTATTTTCAGGCGCAGGCTCAACGTTGTTGCTGGCTGGAGCCGGCGTTTGGCTCGTGAATTCCAGTCTTTACGACG TCGGAGCTGGTCACAGGGCCTTGGTGTACAATCGTATAACTGGGATTAGTGACGCTACACATGGAGAAGGAACCCACTTTTTAATCCCGTGGCTCGAAAGGCCAATTATATACGACGTCAGGACCAGACCCAGGACTTTGATGTCGCTAACTGGTAGCAGAG ATTTGCAAATGGTCAACATAACCTGCCGTGTCCTCTCCAGACCGGATGAGAGGAAGCTCAGGGACATTTACAG GCATTTGGGAAAGGATTACGACGAGAAGGTCCTTCCTTCCATCATAAATGAGGTCCTCAAGAGCATTGTGGCTCAGTACAATGCATCGCAGCTCATCACTCAGAGGGAGACTGTTAGCAAAGCTGTTCGGGACCAACTGGTCAACAGAGCTAGAGATTTCAACATTTTGCTGGATGACGTCTCACTCACCCATTTGAGCTTTAGTCCAGAGTACGAAAAGGCTGTTGAGGCAAAGCAGGTTGCTCAACAACAAGCGGAAAGAAGCAAGTACATTGTGCTCAAGGCAcaggaagaaaagaagTCAACTATTATCAAGGCGCAGGGAGAGTCTGAGGCTGCCAGATTG ATTGGAAGTGCCATGAGAGATAACCCAGCGTTTATTACGCTGCGCAAAATTGAAACTGCCAAGGAGATTGCGAATATTTTGGCTAAATCGCAAAACAAGGTTATGCTAAATAGCAGCTCATTATTGCTTTCCCCAAAGACTGAATAG
- a CDS encoding hypothetical protein (encoded by transcript BEWA_032460A), protein MTALPTVIIDIKENVTSWLETSKTYGSNGQQVMLEKIEDPQGSGFFKFKHTKNGIRSGTPFTVKEVKYDDKTINHSQLQFNDDSYIEYIAIWYWFGDPNHNKPILIEIGEKGGTYRYYATNGSATSWIPHDKGSKSQLQPEELEQLLDDLNCQYYKLVTIDITHNKYKIGSKYCCTYHNPKGQEKVTVTRGSVNAPSRGDKDIPYYNHSIADPSFKLAKIKYKENLIHSKVKHEVYSIPVSVSNVKGVYAFYSSKRRPMLIYIEGGDSTVNNKWFQKKGSNKHRWEDASVEIKSIKPENSTSPIEYGQYNALLEVLSEFPGCGYGQCDIGSGKYSYEQDINDSISDFGAIDSAGEVGGGSGKKLLDIFGPLIRLGLNGSTLADKVGLYAAGEIIGKALGLTKNTQLLSAVLSLAEGIHTPPPRQSTPGLIKPVGGGTKGLNPDSPSEDLEPPKAALSQAPDLPPNPQPYLWFLPATGLAAYGIYGGAFAGTGTLTGLGWWIYKRSKGDPWVRQI, encoded by the coding sequence ATGACTGCTCTGCCTACTGTTATCATAGatataaaggagaatgTTACTAGTTGGCTAGAAACTTCCAAGACATATGGTTCTAATGGCCAACAAGTTATGCTAGAAAAGATTGAGGATCCTCAAGGTTCTGGCTTCTTTAAGTTCAAACATACCAAAAATGGCATTCGAAGTGGAACTCCTTTTACAGTTAAGGAAGTTAAGTATGATGACAAAACCATAAATCATTCTCAATTGCAATTTAACGATGATAGTTATATTGAGTATATTGCAATATGGTATTGGTTCGGAGACCCTAATCACAACAAGCCTATTCTCATAGAAATTGGGGAGAAGGGTGGTACTTATAGATATTATGCAACTAATGGGAGTGCTACTAGTTGGATTCCACATGATAAAGGCTCTAAATCTCAACTTCAACCAGAAGAACTTGAGCAGTTACTAGATGATCTTAATTGCCAGTATTACAAATTAGTCACCATTGATATAACCCACAATAAATATAAGATAGGAAGTAAATATTGTTGCACCTACCATAATCCTAAAGGTCAAGAGAAGGTAACTGTTACTAGAGGATCAGTTAATGCTCCTAGTAGGGGTGACAAAGATATTCCATACTACAACCACAGTATTGCTGATCCTAGTTTTAAACTAGCCAAGATTAAGTATAAAGAGAATCTTATACATTCTAAGGTCAAGCATGAAGTTTACAGTATTCCAGTTTCTGTTTCTAATGTAAAAGGTGTCTATGCGTTCTATTCTTCGAAGAGACGGCCAATGTTGATATATATCGAAGGCGGAGATTCTACTGTTAATAATAAGTGGTTCCAGAAGAAAGGTAGTAATAAACATAGATGGGAAGATGCCTCTGTTGAAATAAAAAGTATAAAACCAGAAAACTCAACTAGTCCTATAGAATATGGGCAATATAATGCACTTTTAGAGGTACTAAGTGAATTTCCCGGATGTGGCTATGGACAATGTGATATCGGTTCTGGTAAATACTCATATGAACAAGATATTAACGATTCTATTTCGGATTTTGGTGCTATTGATAGTGCTGGAGAAGTTGGAGGTGGATCTGGCAAAAAACTACTGGATATTTTTGGTCCTCTTATCAGGCTTGGATTAAATGGATCAACTCTTGCTGATAAAGTTGGACTGTACGCCGCTGGGGAGATTATCGGAAAGGCACTTGGACTGACTAAAAATACTCAACTTTTATCTGCCGTTTTATCTCTAGCAGAAGGTATTCATACTCCACCTCCTCGACAAAGTACTCCTGGACTTATTAAACCTGTTGGAGGCGGTACAAAAGGTCTAAATCCTGATTCTCCTTCTGAAGATCTTGAACCTCCTAAAGCTGCTCTTTCTCAAGCCCCAGACCTTCCTCCTAATCCTCAACCTTATCTTTGGTTCCTTCCTGCTACTGGCTTAGCTGCATATGGCATATATGGCGGTGCTTTTGCCGGAACTGGTactcttactggacttggttggtggatatataaacgttctaaaggagatcccTGGGTACGACAAATTTAG
- a CDS encoding translation initiation factor eIF-2B epsilon, putative (encoded by transcript BEWA_032450A), which translates to MEAVILQDSENLAFEPLASYMNLGDLRIGDTLIFHETVQNLWYSGVTAAYLLVDVNKAPKYEKYNKRFNFGKKDGYIDVEVVGINVDKMEVGPALREFVSLKGSRESFVLLYANTLLTVSLSEAIELHYTRAKTHSKYCMSVLFVKDDESRSLSTTSNTSTILLDGNDELMAYGHNSDTFELDDSYMSQFKNAESIRVMYNLCHGDVYICTSSVIDHFLELFDHDTMHQFINGSLTDDIKTTEIYATIVPNDISFPTYPSVIKIATPRIYYNVYMQYIRRFDKSSEAKAKDAYSSENGPLIRSDSLFVNGGAVSSDQDEPHSIASATVSSIVGKNTKIGNGSRVLNSIIFGDAVIGDNCTIQDALIMNDVKILDGSTVASGSIVGSHCTVNSKGDTVLKSANSQNKFVDLTDSTYDDRHVHGYVSQGHFWNVDGFYTDPGLDSMGSDYYKHVAFKLPQTAAGDADTCYTDSGSESFESEELDKVDELPSEDFMFELDSMIRDALESPKHLENKLLEIRSLRIAHHVTEDDVVKFIYSFGIRWIVEKNNFEDLNSIIEDSLFAELLHSFSSTLPNDAFFQEAFRVFSQFDDNMLNFCSLCEALYHTDAVDFTGFHDWVQEKGINEPRIVAFAEWVESD; encoded by the exons ATGGAGGCCGTAATCTTGCAGGATTCCGAGAACTTGGCCTTTGAGCCGCTCGCGAGTTACATGAACCTCGGCGACCTGCGCATCGGAGACACCCTAATCTTCCACGAAACCGTGCAGAACCTCTGGTATAGCGGAGTAACCGCGGCTTACCTGCTGGTCGACGTCAACAAGGCCCCCAAGTACGAAAAGTACAACAAAAGGTTCAATTTCGGGAAGAAGGATGGCTACATTGACGTGGAAGTGGTAGGAATAAACGTCGACAAGATGGAAGTAGGCCCGGCGCTCAGGGAATTTGTCTCGTTAAAGGGTTCGAGGGAGAGCTTTGTACTG CTATACGCCAACACACTCCTCACCGTCTCGCTCTCCGAGGCCATCGAGCTCCATTACACTCGCGCAAAGACGCACTCCAAGTACTGTATGTCCGTGCTCTTTGTCAAGGACGACGAGAGTAGAAG CTTGTCCACGACGTCGAATACGTCAACCATTTTGCTCGACGGGAATGACGAATTGATGGCGTATGGGCACAATTCCGATACTTTTGAGTTGGATGACTCGTACATGAGTCAGTTCAAGAATGCAGAGTCCATTAGGGTCATGTATAACCTGTGCCACGGCGATGTGTATATATGCACGTCCTCGGTAATCGACCACTTTCTGGAGCTTTTTGACCACGACACAATGCACCAATTCATAAACGGCTCCCTCACCGATGATATAAAGACGACAGAAATTTATGCGACGATTGTCCCAAACGATATATCATTTCCAACTTATCCCTCTGTCATTAAAATCGCAACACCAAGGATATACTATAATGTCTACATGCAGTACATTCGCAGGTTTGACAAATCTTCTGAGGCCAAGGCCAAGGACGCTTATTCATCGGAAAATGGACCGCTCATACGTAGCGACTCGTTGTTTGTAAATGGAGGCGCAGTTTCAAGTGATCAGGACGAACCACATTCTATAGCATCTGCCACCGTCTCTAGTATTGTCGGAAAAAACACAAAGATTGGCAACGGTTCCAGGGTCCTCAATAGCATAATATTTGGAGATGCTGTAATTGGTGACAATTGCACAATACAGGACGCATTGATCATGAATGATGTCAAGATACTGGATGGTTCCACAGTTGCATCCGGGTCCATTGTCGGTTCCCACTGCACTGTGAACTCCAAGGGTGATACAGTTTTAAAGTCTGCAAACTCGCAAAATAAATTTGTGGATCTTACCGATTCAACCTACGATGATAGACACGTACATGGGTATGTGTCTCAGGGGCACTTTTGGAATGTCGATGGCTTTTACACTGATCCTGGGCTGGATTCAATGGGAAGCGACTACTACAAACATGTTGCATTCAAGTTACCACAAACAGCCGCAGGCGATGCAGATACATGCTATACGGACTCTGGCTCAGAATCGTTTGAGAGTGAGGAATTGGACAAAGTGGATGAGCTGCCTAGTGAGGACTTTATGTTTGAACTAGACAGTATGATCAGAGATGCCctagaatctccaaaacatttagAGAATAAACTCTTGGAAATACGCAGCCTAAGGATAGCCCATCACGTTACAGAAGATGACGTGGTAAAATTCATTTACTCGTTTGGAATACGTTGGATCGTTGAAAAGAACAACTTTGAAGATCTCAACAGCATAATTGAAGACTCGCTCTTTGCAGAACTCTTGCATTCGTTTTCTTCAACTCTTCCAAATGATGCATTTTTTCAAGAGGCGTTTAGGGTCTTTAGCCAATTTGACGATAATATGCTCAACTTTTGCTCTCTGTGTGAGGCGTTGTACCATACAGATGCTGTGGATTTTACTGGATTCCATGATTGGGTACAAGAAAAGGGAATAAACGAACCGAGAATTGTCGCTTTTGCCGAGTGGGTTGAATCGGATTAG
- a CDS encoding hypothetical protein (encoded by transcript BEWA_032440A), translated as MGKLETAAKTFGGMSPLGVASCLFLSAGAFFIFASNKQIAKHSAENFRNNMHLLYENPQDWSCFYSAKQYREECDQLNRRRGLEYMDGICDRLEKKLTKCRAELYREISTLAPYAMDPPLELDELPYWVRQNKRN; from the exons ATGGGTAAGCTGGAGACTGCGGCCAAAACCTTTGGGGGCATGTCGCCCCTCGGGGTGGCGTCGTGTCTTTTCCTCTCCGCCGGCGCGTTTTTCATTTTCGCCAGCAACAAGCAGATAGCCAAGCACTCGGCGGAGAATTTTCGCAACAACATGCACCTCTTGTACGAAAATCCCCAGGACTGGTCCTGTTTCTACTCGGCCAAGCAGTACCGCGAGGAGTGCGACCAGCTCAACAG GCGTCGTGGCCTCGAGTACATGGACGGGATATGTGACAGGCTCGAAAAGAAGCTGACAAAGTGCAGAGCTGAACTCTACAGGGAGATCTCCACACTCGCTCCGTACGCCATGGACCCTCCGCTGGAGCTGGACGAGCTCCCCTACTGGGTCCGCCAGAATAAACGAAATTAG
- a CDS encoding hypothetical protein (encoded by transcript BEWA_032490A) has translation MGDSIELTSLESSLKQLNVLLDEARFAEACKLCHKCLKQWPGENVLYRVKIYCEMQLSRWHSCLQTIGWLHGFRSHPAVSDKKSKRSSTQDDANTELSENIKRAASTHLNGDNCLWFHFEQSYCYYKLGKYDLGLQVLSMCSEGLPPRDLLKTVQNTQDTCKIDDKPLLDSKVTLLKAQLLLRLGHFEQARSIYNNVKIKGSQSLVSINRLSVDIALASETSGEDKEAVINDLHKSIEKYFSKPKSDDPYELYYNYACAYALSGDILKAQDYLDLADETLVNELKGENLDVDGQDQAEFANILAFRAFLHGKRGNLELGKSINTDLFNTMSTSLDVDQSTFLVVLCNQLLFGDENVDILVPKIESLLKKEQIVRKFSTEDLKSIHENCICAMLARGNVKDSQRYLNNFKHQLKDVDLILLKAALLSAEGKTSKSMSLLRQGLSQGSKSFKLASCLIRLLLKEGKYKEALSVSQDYYDLFTVTNEALKAYFLLVIKVHISLGSTEGVHSSLLKLLNVASPSGDSDVIKAGCSYLESQNKHLEAMEIYSELYKRDNNDKMALCGILYNESFTDVDQGIKLSKDFIDGITRDIRFIDPEELEATTKVTFQTEEHKEGEKLKRRKRKRPGKKPKNMDLPVDPERWLHKYERVSFKKSARRRKDATKGQTQGSTSASSSKPTTGSISATTNAAKRGKRKKR, from the exons ATGGGTGACAGTATCGAGTTGACATCGCTAGAAAGCTCGCTCAAGCAGCTAAACGTACTGCTGGACGAAGCCAGGTTCGCGGAAGCCTGCAAACTCTGCCACAAAT GTCTCAAGCAATGGCCCGGAGAAAACGTCCTCTACAGAGTCAAGATATACTGCGAAATGCAGCTGTCCAGATGGCACAGCTGTCTGCAGACCATCGGATGGCTACACGGATTCCGCAGCCATCCAGCGGTTTCTGACAAGAAATCAAAGCGTTCCAGCACGCAAGATGATGCGAACACCGAGCTATCCGAGAATATTAAGCGAGCCGCCAGTACACATTTGAATGGCGATAATTGTCTATGGTTCCATTTCGAGCAAAGCTACTGTTATTACAAGCTTGGGAAATACGATCTTGGTCTCCAAGTGCTCTCAATGTGCTCGGAAGGACTACCACCCAGGGATTTATTAAAGACTGTGCAAAATACTCAGGACACATGCAAGATTGATGATAAGCCGCTATTGGACTCAAAAGTTACTCTGCTAAAGGCACAGCTACTACTTAGGCTGGGACACTTTGAACAGGCTAGGAGTATTTACAACAATGTAAAGATTAAAGGATCTCAATCGCTGGTTTCAATAAACCGTCTGAGCGTTGATATAGCTCTTGCCTCAGAGACGAGCGGGGAAGACAAGGAAGCAGTAATTAACGATTTACACAAGAGCATCGAAAAGTACTTTAGCAAGCCAAAGAGTGACGATCCATATGAGCTATACTATAATTACGCGTGCGCATACGCACTCTCCGGGGATATTCTCAAGGCTCAAGACTATCTCGATTTAGCTGatg AAACACTCGTAAATGAGCTAAAGGGAGAGAATTTGGATGTGGATGGCCAGGACCAGGCTGAATTCGCCAACATACTCGCCTTTAGAGCATTTCTCCACGGCAAGCGTGGCAATTTGGAATTGGGAAAGAGTATAAACACTGATCTTTTCAACACGATGAGCACTTCTCTTGATGTTGATCAGTCTACATTTCTTGTGGTACTTTGCAACCAGCTTTTATTTGG TGACGAGAATGTGGACATACTTGTACCAAAGATTGAATCTTTGCTTAAAAAGGAGCAGATTGTGCGCAAATTTTCTACAGAGGATTTAAAGTCTATTCACGAAAATTGTATATGTGCAATGTTGGCACGTGGTAATGTAAAGGATAGTCAGCGTTACCTTAACAATTTTAAGCATCAACTAAAAGACGTTGATCTCATTTTGCTTAAAGCTGCACTATTG AGTGCTGAAGGAAAAACCTCCAAAAGTATGTCGTTATTGCGACAGGGTTTGTCCCAGGGGAGCAAAAGTTTCAAGTTGGCTAGCTGCTTGATAAGGTTGTTATTGAAGGAAGGAAAATACAAGGAAGCACTATCCGTTTCTCAGGACTATTATGACCTATTCACAGTAACCAATGAGGCATTAAAGGCGTACTTTTTACTCGTTATAAAGGTGCACATTAGCCTTGGTTCTACGGAGGGTGTGCATTCATCTCTGCTCAAGCTTTTAAATGTTGCTAGCCCATCCGGAGATTCTGATGTGATAAAGGCCGGGTGTAGTTATTTGGAATCGCAAAATAAGCATTTGGAGGCAATGGAAATTTACAGTGAACTCTACAAGAGAGAcaataatgataaaatgGCCCTGTGCGGTATCTTGTACAATGAGTCCTTTACGGACGTAGACCAGGGTATAAAGTTGTCCAAGGATTTCATTGATGGAATTACAAGGGACATTAGATTTATAGACCCAGAGGAGCTCGAGGCTACCACCAAGGTCACCTTTCAAACTGAGGAGCACAAAGAGGGCGAAAAGCTCAAGCGTAGAAAGAGAAAGAGGCCTGGAAAAAAGCCAAAGAATATGGATCTTCCAGTTGATCCGGAACGATGGCTTCACAAGTACGAGAGGGTTTCGTTTAAAAAGAGCGCCAGGAGGAGAAAGGACGCAACAAAGGGGCAGACGCAGGGCTCTACGAGCGCATCTTCTTCAAAGCCTACAACAGGCTCTATTAGTGCCACGACAAATGCAGCAAAGAGAGGTAAACGAAAGAAACGTTAG